A single region of the Pseudomonas mandelii genome encodes:
- a CDS encoding LysR family transcriptional regulator, whose translation MRFTLRQLQVFVAVAQQESVSRAALTLNLSQSAASTSITELERQCSCQLFDRAGKRLSLNALGKQLLPQAVALLDQAKEIEDLLNGKSGFGSLAVGATLTIGNYLATLLIGSFMQRHPESQVKLHVQNTANIVQQVAHYEIDLGLIEGDCSHPDIEVQSWVEDELVVFCAPQHPLAQRGSASMEELTHEAWILREQGSGTRLTFDQAMRHHRSALNIRLELEHTEAIKRAVESGLGIGCISRLALRDAFRRGSLVPVETPDLDLARQFYFIWHKQKYQTSAMREFLDLCRAFTAGVQRSDEIVLPSIA comes from the coding sequence ATGCGATTTACTCTCCGTCAACTTCAAGTATTCGTCGCCGTCGCCCAGCAGGAAAGCGTATCCCGTGCTGCCCTGACGCTCAACCTTTCGCAATCGGCGGCGAGCACCTCGATCACCGAGCTAGAGCGTCAGTGCAGCTGCCAGCTGTTCGACCGCGCCGGCAAACGGCTGAGCCTTAACGCCCTCGGCAAACAGCTATTGCCACAAGCTGTGGCGCTGCTCGACCAGGCCAAGGAAATCGAAGACCTGCTCAACGGCAAGTCCGGTTTCGGCTCCCTGGCCGTCGGCGCGACCCTGACCATCGGCAATTACCTGGCCACCTTGCTGATCGGTAGCTTCATGCAGCGCCATCCGGAAAGTCAGGTGAAGCTGCACGTGCAGAACACTGCCAACATCGTGCAGCAAGTCGCGCACTATGAAATTGATCTGGGTCTAATCGAAGGCGATTGCAGTCATCCAGACATCGAGGTGCAGAGCTGGGTCGAGGATGAGCTGGTGGTGTTCTGCGCGCCGCAGCATCCGCTGGCCCAGCGTGGCAGCGCGAGCATGGAAGAACTGACCCACGAGGCCTGGATTCTGCGGGAACAAGGCTCTGGCACGCGGCTGACCTTTGACCAGGCCATGCGTCATCATCGCAGCGCGCTGAATATCCGACTGGAGCTGGAACACACCGAAGCGATCAAGCGCGCGGTGGAATCAGGCCTGGGGATTGGCTGTATTTCGCGTCTGGCGCTGCGCGATGCATTCCGCCGCGGCAGTCTGGTGCCGGTGGAGACACCGGATCTGGACTTGGCGCGGCAGTTCTATTTCATCTGGCACAAACAGAAATATCAGACCTCGGCGATGCGCGAATTCCTCGACCTGTGCCGCGCGTTCACCGCCGGGGTTCAGCGCAGCGACGAGATCGTGCTGCCCAGCATCGCTTAA
- a CDS encoding rRNA pseudouridine synthase: MTDPIRLSKRLIELVGCSRREAELFIEGGWVTVDGEVIDEPQFKVDTQKVELDPEAKATAPEPVTILLNVPVGMDAETAMATISAETLSEEHRFSKRPLKGHFLRLTASTDLQANASGLLVFTQDWKILRKLTADSAKIEQEYVVEVEGDMVAHGLNRLNHGLTYKGKELPPVKASWQNENRLRFAMKNPQPGVIALFCQAVGLKVVAIRRIRIGGVSIGKVPLGQWRYLSGKEKF, from the coding sequence ATGACTGACCCGATTCGTCTCTCCAAACGCCTCATCGAACTCGTCGGCTGTTCCCGTCGGGAGGCTGAGCTGTTCATCGAGGGCGGCTGGGTCACCGTGGACGGTGAAGTCATCGACGAGCCGCAATTCAAGGTCGACACCCAGAAAGTCGAGCTCGACCCCGAGGCCAAGGCCACTGCGCCGGAACCGGTGACCATCCTGCTGAACGTGCCCGTGGGCATGGACGCGGAAACCGCAATGGCGACCATCAGCGCCGAGACCCTGAGCGAAGAACACCGCTTCAGCAAACGTCCGCTCAAGGGTCACTTCCTGCGCCTGACCGCCAGCACCGACCTGCAGGCCAACGCCAGCGGTCTGCTGGTGTTCACCCAGGACTGGAAGATCTTGCGCAAGCTCACCGCCGACTCCGCCAAGATCGAACAAGAATATGTCGTCGAGGTAGAAGGCGACATGGTGGCTCACGGCCTCAACCGCCTGAACCACGGCCTGACCTACAAAGGTAAGGAACTGCCGCCGGTCAAAGCCAGCTGGCAGAACGAAAACCGCCTGCGTTTCGCGATGAAGAACCCGCAACCGGGCGTGATCGCCCTGTTTTGCCAGGCCGTTGGCCTGAAGGTCGTCGCCATCCGCCGCATCCGCATTGGCGGCGTGTCCATCGGCAAAGTGCCGTTGGGGCAATGGCGCTACCTGTCCGGCAAAGAGAAGTTCTGA
- a CDS encoding diacylglycerol kinase, translated as MSPFKGQTGLKRILNASGYSLDGLRAAFTGEAAFRQLVLLNVILIPLSFFLNVSRVEQALLIAVCLLALIVELLNSAVEAAIDRISLELHPLSKNAKDMGSAAQFVALSMIGLVWAVILL; from the coding sequence ATGTCACCTTTCAAAGGCCAAACCGGCCTCAAACGCATTCTCAACGCTTCCGGTTACTCGCTGGATGGCCTGCGCGCAGCCTTCACCGGTGAAGCGGCTTTTCGGCAGCTGGTGTTGCTCAATGTCATCCTGATCCCGCTTTCGTTCTTTCTGAACGTCAGTCGTGTCGAGCAGGCATTGCTGATCGCGGTCTGCCTGTTGGCGTTGATCGTCGAGCTGCTGAATTCGGCAGTGGAAGCGGCCATCGACCGCATTTCCCTTGAGTTGCACCCGCTGTCCAAGAACGCCAAGGACATGGGCAGCGCCGCTCAATTCGTGGCGTTGAGCATGATCGGGCTGGTGTGGGCGGTGATTCTGCTTTAA
- the tsaA gene encoding tRNA (N6-threonylcarbamoyladenosine(37)-N6)-methyltransferase TrmO has protein sequence MTYSVSPIGFVRSCFKEKFAIPRQPQLAPAARGVLELVAPFDQGDAVQGLEQVSHVWLLFLFHQALEEKPRLKVRPPRLGGNKSMGVFATRATHRPNGIGQSVVKLDKVEANRLFISGIDLLDGTPVLDIKPYVPYADIIDSASNSIASAAPQLIPVRWAETALQQAHEHAQRLGEPLVALIDQCLAQDPRPAYQTPTPEREYGAQFWDLDVRWHYPEAGVIRVLEVIPAKT, from the coding sequence ATGACCTACAGCGTTTCCCCCATCGGCTTCGTGCGCTCCTGCTTCAAGGAGAAGTTCGCCATCCCGCGCCAGCCTCAGCTGGCCCCGGCCGCTCGTGGCGTGCTGGAACTGGTGGCGCCGTTCGATCAGGGCGATGCGGTGCAAGGTCTCGAGCAGGTCAGCCACGTCTGGCTGCTGTTCCTGTTTCATCAGGCCCTGGAAGAGAAGCCACGCCTGAAAGTCCGCCCTCCTCGCCTGGGCGGCAACAAATCCATGGGCGTGTTCGCCACCCGTGCGACACATCGGCCCAATGGCATCGGCCAATCCGTGGTGAAACTGGACAAGGTCGAAGCCAACCGGTTGTTTATCTCCGGTATCGACCTATTGGACGGCACGCCGGTTCTCGACATCAAACCCTACGTGCCTTACGCCGACATCATCGACAGCGCCTCCAACAGCATCGCCAGCGCCGCGCCGCAGTTGATTCCTGTGCGGTGGGCGGAGACGGCGCTGCAACAAGCTCACGAGCACGCTCAGCGCCTCGGCGAGCCGTTGGTTGCCCTGATTGATCAATGCCTGGCACAAGACCCACGTCCGGCGTACCAGACGCCTACACCTGAGCGGGAATATGGAGCGCAGTTCTGGGATCTGGATGTGCGCTGGCATTATCCCGAGGCGGGCGTCATCCGCGTCCTGGAAGTCATTCCCGCAAAAACCTGA
- a CDS encoding YehS family protein translates to MIHNDVLRSVRYMLDISDKKVIEIIKIGGMDVSLEDLLTYLDKKEEDEEGFVRCPDEVMAHFLDGLVIFKRGKDESRPPQPIEVPVTNNIILKKLRVAFELKEDDMHAILKASEFPVSKPELSALFRKFGHTNYRPCGDQLLRNFLKGLTLRVRPQ, encoded by the coding sequence ATGATTCATAACGACGTACTGCGCAGCGTGCGCTACATGCTCGACATCAGCGACAAGAAAGTCATCGAGATCATCAAGATCGGCGGCATGGACGTGTCCCTGGAAGACCTGCTGACCTACCTCGACAAGAAAGAGGAAGACGAGGAAGGCTTCGTGCGCTGCCCGGACGAAGTCATGGCGCACTTCCTCGACGGCCTGGTGATCTTCAAGCGCGGCAAGGACGAAAGCCGTCCGCCGCAGCCGATCGAAGTGCCGGTGACCAACAACATCATCCTGAAGAAACTGCGCGTGGCCTTCGAACTCAAAGAAGACGACATGCACGCGATCCTCAAGGCGTCCGAGTTCCCGGTGTCCAAGCCTGAGCTGAGCGCACTGTTCCGCAAGTTCGGCCACACCAACTATCGCCCCTGCGGCGACCAGTTGCTGCGCAACTTCCTCAAGGGCCTGACCCTGCGCGTTCGCCCGCAGTAA
- the erdR gene encoding response regulator transcription factor ErdR, which yields MATYEILIADDHPLFRSALHQALTLGLGPDVRLVEVASIAELETRLDEKSDWDLVLLDLNMPGAYGFSGLVLLRGQYPQIPVVMVSAQEEASIMVKSREFGASGFIPKSSDLSVIQKAVRAVLDGDVFWPPQAFEAVSVSAEAKAASEGLASLTPQQFRVLTMVCEGLLNKQIAYELSVSEATIKAHVTAIFRKLNVRTRTQAALLLQQLESISSH from the coding sequence ATGGCCACATACGAAATCCTGATTGCCGATGACCACCCTCTTTTTCGTAGCGCCCTGCATCAAGCATTGACCCTGGGCCTGGGTCCGGATGTCCGTCTGGTGGAAGTGGCAAGCATTGCCGAACTGGAAACCCGGCTGGACGAAAAGTCTGACTGGGACCTGGTACTGCTCGACCTCAACATGCCGGGGGCCTACGGTTTTTCCGGGCTGGTGCTGCTTCGCGGTCAATACCCACAGATCCCGGTGGTGATGGTGTCGGCTCAGGAAGAGGCCTCGATCATGGTGAAGTCCCGTGAATTCGGCGCCAGCGGCTTCATTCCCAAGTCCAGTGACCTGAGCGTCATCCAGAAAGCCGTGCGAGCGGTGCTCGATGGCGATGTGTTCTGGCCGCCTCAGGCGTTCGAAGCCGTGAGTGTTTCCGCTGAAGCCAAGGCCGCCAGTGAAGGCCTTGCCAGCCTGACACCTCAGCAGTTCCGGGTGCTGACCATGGTCTGTGAAGGGCTGCTGAACAAGCAGATTGCTTATGAGTTGAGCGTTTCCGAAGCGACGATCAAGGCGCATGTTACGGCTATATTCCGCAAGCTGAATGTGCGCACTCGCACCCAGGCGGCGTTGCTTCTGCAACAACTTGAGTCAATTTCAAGCCACTAA
- the fpr gene encoding ferredoxin-NADP reductase: MSNMNHERVLSVHHWNDTLFSFKCTRDPGLRFENGQFVMIGLQQPNGRPLMRAYSIASPNWEEHLEFFSIKVPDGPLTSQLQHLKEGDEIIISKKPTGTLVLDDLKPGKHLYLLSTGTGLAPFMSVIQDPETYERFEKVILCHGVRYVNEVAYREFITEHLPQNEFFGEALRDKLIYYPTVTREPFENEGRLTDLMRSGKLFSDIGLPPINPQDDRAMLCGSPSMLDETSEVLNSFGLKVSPRMREPGDYLIERAFVEK; this comes from the coding sequence ATGAGCAACATGAACCACGAGCGTGTCCTCAGTGTTCATCACTGGAACGACACTCTGTTCAGCTTCAAGTGCACCCGCGATCCGGGCCTGCGCTTCGAGAACGGTCAGTTCGTGATGATCGGCCTGCAACAGCCCAACGGCCGGCCGCTCATGCGCGCTTACTCGATTGCCAGCCCGAACTGGGAAGAGCATCTCGAGTTCTTCAGCATCAAGGTGCCTGATGGCCCGCTGACTTCCCAGTTGCAGCATCTGAAGGAAGGCGACGAGATCATCATCAGCAAGAAGCCTACCGGCACCCTGGTGCTGGATGACTTGAAGCCTGGCAAACATTTGTACCTGCTCAGCACCGGTACTGGCCTGGCGCCGTTCATGAGCGTCATCCAGGACCCGGAAACCTACGAGCGTTTCGAAAAAGTGATCCTGTGCCACGGCGTGCGTTACGTCAACGAAGTCGCTTACCGCGAGTTCATCACCGAACATCTGCCGCAGAACGAGTTCTTCGGCGAGGCGTTGCGTGACAAGTTGATCTACTACCCGACCGTGACACGCGAGCCGTTCGAGAACGAAGGTCGCCTGACCGATCTGATGCGCAGCGGCAAGCTGTTCAGCGACATCGGCCTGCCACCGATCAACCCGCAGGACGACCGCGCCATGCTGTGCGGCAGCCCGAGCATGCTCGACGAGACCAGCGAAGTGTTGAACAGCTTCGGCCTGAAAGTTTCGCCGCGGATGCGCGAGCCGGGTGATTACCTGATCGAGCGTGCGTTCGTCGAGAAGTAA
- a CDS encoding SDR family oxidoreductase, giving the protein MHPYFSLQGRTALVTGGTRGIGKMIAKAYVEAGATVYVCARDAEACQQTADELSALGTCHAVAANLATEEGVQHLAMRLGEQISHLDILVNNAGTTWGAPLESYPVKGWEKVMQLNVTSVFNCIQQFLPLLRKAGSEANPARIINIGSVAGISSFGEQAYAYGPSKAALHQLSRILARELVSQHINVNVIAPGRFPSKMTQHIGNDEQALAEDTALIPMKRWGREEEMAALAISLASTAGAYMTGNVIPLDGGFSL; this is encoded by the coding sequence ATGCACCCGTACTTTTCCCTGCAAGGCCGCACCGCTCTGGTGACCGGTGGCACCCGTGGTATCGGCAAAATGATCGCCAAGGCGTATGTCGAGGCCGGCGCCACCGTGTACGTCTGTGCCCGGGATGCCGAAGCGTGTCAGCAAACGGCTGACGAGTTGAGCGCCCTGGGAACCTGCCATGCCGTGGCCGCCAATCTGGCGACCGAAGAAGGCGTGCAGCACTTGGCCATGCGGCTGGGCGAGCAAATCAGTCATCTGGACATTCTGGTGAACAACGCCGGCACCACATGGGGCGCTCCGCTGGAAAGCTACCCGGTCAAGGGCTGGGAGAAGGTCATGCAGCTTAACGTGACCTCGGTGTTCAACTGCATCCAGCAGTTTTTGCCTTTGCTGCGCAAGGCGGGTTCAGAGGCGAATCCGGCGCGGATCATCAACATCGGTTCGGTGGCGGGGATTTCGTCCTTTGGCGAACAGGCGTATGCCTACGGGCCGAGCAAGGCTGCCCTCCATCAACTGTCGCGGATTCTGGCGCGGGAGCTGGTGAGCCAGCACATCAACGTCAACGTGATTGCGCCGGGGCGCTTCCCGAGCAAGATGACGCAGCACATTGGTAACGATGAGCAAGCGCTGGCGGAGGATACGGCGCTGATTCCGATGAAGCGCTGGGGCCGGGAGGAAGAGATGGCGGCGCTGGCAATCAGTCTGGCAAGTACGGCGGGGGCTTATATGACCGGGAATGTTATTCCGCTGGATGGTGGGTTCAGTCTCTGA
- a CDS encoding tRNA-uridine aminocarboxypropyltransferase, whose translation MSPVTPTFAANAVARLRDEREEEGIKPIQARGWRAPRCRACRVIESHCLCAWRPQVEARSGVCLIMTNKEVFKPSNTGWLIADVVRDNHAFIWSRTETDPQLLALLADPQWQPYLVFPGEYVEPGRVTNTVEADSTKRPLFILLDATWTEARKIFRKSPYFDRLPILSLLPEKLSRYRLRRSTRSEHLCTAEVAALCLDLAGDTEAASALDAYFDVFSQHYLDAKHQLDMNVATPAHTELMPFVQNAVPVAR comes from the coding sequence ATGAGCCCTGTAACCCCAACCTTTGCTGCAAACGCCGTCGCCCGCTTGCGCGACGAGCGAGAGGAGGAGGGCATCAAGCCGATCCAGGCCCGTGGCTGGAGGGCGCCGCGTTGCCGTGCCTGCCGCGTGATCGAGAGTCACTGCCTGTGCGCCTGGCGTCCGCAGGTTGAGGCCCGCTCCGGCGTGTGCCTGATCATGACTAACAAAGAAGTGTTCAAGCCGAGCAACACCGGTTGGCTGATCGCCGATGTGGTGCGCGACAACCATGCCTTTATCTGGTCACGCACGGAAACGGATCCGCAGTTGCTGGCGTTGCTGGCCGACCCGCAATGGCAACCGTATCTGGTCTTTCCGGGTGAGTACGTCGAGCCTGGGCGAGTGACGAACACCGTCGAAGCCGATAGCACCAAGCGGCCATTGTTTATTCTGCTCGATGCGACCTGGACCGAAGCCCGGAAGATTTTCCGCAAAAGCCCTTACTTTGATCGGTTGCCGATCCTGAGCCTGTTGCCCGAGAAGCTGTCACGGTACCGGTTGCGCCGCTCGACTCGTAGCGAGCACTTGTGCACCGCCGAAGTGGCGGCACTGTGCCTTGATCTGGCGGGCGATACCGAGGCGGCCTCCGCGCTGGATGCTTATTTCGACGTGTTCAGCCAGCATTACCTTGATGCGAAACATCAGCTGGACATGAACGTGGCAACGCCGGCCCACACCGAACTGATGCCTTTCGTGCAGAACGCGGTGCCGGTGGCCCGCTGA
- a CDS encoding acetyltransferase: protein MRQHSVIHTPKQSDYEELTQVWEASVRATHDFLPDSYIELLKNLVLTRYLDAVMLICTKDSRQRITGFAGVAAGKIEMLFIDPAHRGQGLGKQLLRYAMEHLNANELDVNEQNPQALGFYFKQGFEVIGRSEVDGMGQPYPLLHMRLRQAQQKTRNG, encoded by the coding sequence ATGCGCCAACATTCGGTCATCCACACGCCGAAACAGAGCGACTACGAAGAACTCACACAAGTCTGGGAAGCTTCGGTGCGCGCCACCCATGATTTTCTGCCGGACAGCTACATTGAATTGCTGAAGAACCTGGTGCTGACCCGCTACCTCGACGCGGTGATGCTGATCTGCACCAAGGACTCGCGCCAGCGCATCACCGGGTTTGCCGGGGTGGCGGCGGGCAAGATCGAGATGCTCTTCATCGACCCGGCCCACCGGGGTCAGGGTTTGGGCAAGCAGTTGCTGCGTTATGCCATGGAACACCTGAACGCCAACGAGCTGGACGTAAACGAGCAGAACCCGCAGGCCTTGGGGTTTTACTTCAAGCAGGGGTTTGAGGTGATTGGTCGTTCGGAGGTCGATGGCATGGGTCAGCCTTATCCGTTGCTGCACATGCGTTTGCGCCAGGCGCAACAAAAGACCCGCAACGGCTGA
- a CDS encoding PA3611 family quorum-sensing-regulated virulence factor, with amino-acid sequence MLRLIVPTAAILLASSFSAQAASLSEQNLNRELRNVATQSSVGTPRAINEDILDQGYTVEGNTLINHLSVQSSHANKMRADPKAVYFQLGASVCNNPSFRKLMAKGAVMRYDFTEVKTNRSVGSASYQESDCPKAAPAKKK; translated from the coding sequence ATGCTGCGCCTTATCGTTCCCACCGCTGCCATTTTGCTGGCGTCGTCCTTCAGCGCTCAGGCTGCGTCCTTGAGTGAGCAGAATCTCAACAGAGAACTGCGAAACGTCGCCACACAAAGCAGTGTCGGTACTCCACGGGCGATCAACGAAGACATTCTTGATCAGGGCTACACCGTTGAAGGCAACACGCTGATCAACCACCTGAGTGTACAAAGCAGCCACGCCAACAAGATGCGCGCCGACCCCAAAGCCGTGTATTTCCAGCTGGGCGCCTCTGTGTGCAACAACCCATCGTTCCGTAAACTGATGGCCAAGGGCGCAGTCATGCGCTACGACTTTACTGAAGTGAAGACCAATCGCTCGGTCGGTTCCGCCAGCTATCAGGAATCGGATTGCCCGAAAGCAGCACCGGCCAAGAAGAAGTAA